GGTGATCAGATAGCCGACCTCACCGACGCCCAGGCCGTCGGCGGCGAGCATCTCGGGCGAGTTGGTGCCGATCTCCAGGAGCTCATGGGTGGCGCCGGTGGACATCATCCGGATGCGCTCGCGCTTGCTGAGCTGTCCGTCGACGACTCGTACATAGGTGACGACACCCCGGTAGGAGTCGTAGACGGAGTCGAAGATCATCGCGCGGGCAGGGGCGTCCGCGACCCCGACGGGCGGCGGGACGTCCTGGACGACCCGGTCCAGCAGGGCGTCCACCCCGACACCGGTCTTCGCCGACACCCTCAGCACGTCGGTCGGGTCGCAGCCGATGAGGTTCGCCAGCTCCTCGGCGAACTTCTCGGGCTGCGCGGCCGGCAGGTCGATCTTGTTGAGGACCGGCACGATGGTGAGGTCGTTCTCCATCGCGAGGTAGAGGTTCGCGAGGGTCTGCGCCTCGATGCCCTGGGCGGCGTCCACCAACAGGAGCGTGCCCTCGCAGGCGGCCAGCGAGCGGGACACCTCGTAGGTGAAGTCCACGTGGCCCGGGGTGTCGATCATGTTGAGGATGTGGGTCTTGCCCTGGCCATCGCCCGTCGTGGGTGCCCACGGCAGACGCACCGCCTGGGACTTGATCGTGATGCCGCGCTCGCGCTCGATATCCATCCGGTCGAGGTACTGAGCGCGCATCTGCCGCTGCTCGACCACACCGGTGAGCTGGAGCATCCGGTCGGCAAGGGTGGACTTGCCATGGTCGATGTGCGCGATGATGCAGAAGTTGCGGATCAGTGCCGGGTCGGTACGGCTCGGCTCGGGCACATGGCTGGGGGTCGCGGGCACGCAGGGTCCTGATTCTTGAGCGCCGAGCGCTCGTCTCGGGTCGTGTCGGATCGATACGCAGCCTCCATGGTCCCACGCCCGGGGCCCTGGGCCCGGTTTGGGCCGCCCGGACCACGGCTGGTAGCCTGGGCAGCTGTGTCTCGCATGCCCTCTCAGCTGCGAGCACGTCTTGGAAAATCATCGAACCTGAAAAGGCTCTTTCGTGGCGAACATCAAGTCCCAGATCAAGCGGAACAAGACCAACGAGAAGGCGCGCCTGCGCAACAAGGCCGTCAAGTCGTCGCTCAAGACCGCGATCCGCAAGGCCCGCGAGGCTGTCGCTTCCGGCGACGTCGAGAAGGCCACCGTGGCCACCCGCGAGGCGGCCCGCAAGCTGGACAAGGCTGTCTCGAAGGGCGTCATCCACAAGAACGCCGCCGCCAACAAGAAGTCGGCGCTGGCTTCCAAGGTTTCCTCCCTCCAGGGCTGAGCTCCGTAACACCCGGGAGGCGACTCCCAAGACTTGATCGCCGGGCGGATCCAGCGGGCCCTCTCTCATCCGCTCCCACCCGGCACCCCGGACTCGCACGCGGCCTGCGTTCGCCACGCGGGTGCGAGACCAGTACTTCCCGGCCCACCGGCCGGACCACGGGCCCCGCCTCTTCGTCCTTCCCTGGACGGAAGGGGCGGGGCTCTGGGTTTTCCGGGTCATGGCAACCGGGGTACGACGGTCGGACCCCGCTCAGGGGCAGGATCGGCAGCGGAACCGAAACACGGGGCACGAGCAGGCACAGCAGCCCACGCCCCAGCGGCATACGCATGGCCACCGGCGACGGCCGCGCCGCCCACGCGGCAGTACCACGTCCGGCGACCGGCGACCGGCGACCGGCGACCGGCGACCGGCGACCGGCGACCGGCGACCGGCGACCGGCGACCGGTCAACGGCTCAGCGCCGCAAGCGTGCCGCTCTGGCTACCGTCACCACTGCCTTCTCGAGCGCGTACTCGGGGTCGTCGCCCCCACCCTTGACGCCCGCGTCCGCCTCGGCGACCGCCCGCAGAGCCATCGCCACTCCATCCGGCGTCCAGCCACGCATCTGCTGACGTACCCGGTCGATCTTCCAGGGGGGCATGCCCAGCTCACGGGCCAGATCCGCCGGACGACCGCCCCGAGCGGACGACAACTTGCCGATCGCCCGCACTCCCTGCGCGAGCGCGCTGGTGATCAGCACAGGGGCGACGCCGGTCGACAGCGACCATCGCAGCGCCTCCAGAGCCTCCGCCGCCCGGCCCTCGACCGCACGGTCGGCGACGGTGAAGCTGGATGCCTCGGCTCGCCCGGTGTAATAGCGCCCGACAACAGCCTCGTCGATCGTGCCGTCGACATCCGCCACCAGCTGGGCCGCCGCGCTGGCAAGCTCGCGCAGATCGCTGCCGATGGCGTCGACCAGCGCCTGGCAGGCTTCGGGCGTCGCAGACCGCCCGAGGACCCGGAACTCGGTCCGCACGAACGTCAGCCGCTCTGCCGGCTTGGTCGTCTTGGGACAGGCGACCTCGCGCGCTCCCGCCTTGCGCGCCGCGTCGAGCAGCCCCTTCCCCTTGGCCCCGCCCGCGTGCAGCAGGACCAGTGTGATCTCCTCCACGGGCCCGTCGAGATACGCCTTGACGTCCTTGATCGTGTCCGCGGACAGATCCTGAGCGTCGCGTACGACGACGACCTTGCGCTCGGCGAAGAGCGAGGGACTCGTCAGCTCGGCAAGGGTGCCCGGCTGGAGCTGGTCCGGGCTGAGGTCGCGCACATCGGTGTCGGCGTCGGCCGCTCGTGCAGCCGCCACGACCTGCCGCACGGCACGGTCCAGCAGCAGATCCTCCTGGCCCACGGCGATCGTGACCGGGGCGAGCGGGTCGTCGTTGGTGTTCTTCCTGGTGGCCATCGCCGACCAGCATCGCACGGGGCACCGACACCGATTGAGCGACCGCCGCATCGATGTGCC
This DNA window, taken from Streptomyces sp. SCSIO 30461, encodes the following:
- the rpsT gene encoding 30S ribosomal protein S20, with amino-acid sequence MANIKSQIKRNKTNEKARLRNKAVKSSLKTAIRKAREAVASGDVEKATVATREAARKLDKAVSKGVIHKNAAANKKSALASKVSSLQG
- the holA gene encoding DNA polymerase III subunit delta, whose product is MATRKNTNDDPLAPVTIAVGQEDLLLDRAVRQVVAAARAADADTDVRDLSPDQLQPGTLAELTSPSLFAERKVVVVRDAQDLSADTIKDVKAYLDGPVEEITLVLLHAGGAKGKGLLDAARKAGAREVACPKTTKPAERLTFVRTEFRVLGRSATPEACQALVDAIGSDLRELASAAAQLVADVDGTIDEAVVGRYYTGRAEASSFTVADRAVEGRAAEALEALRWSLSTGVAPVLITSALAQGVRAIGKLSSARGGRPADLARELGMPPWKIDRVRQQMRGWTPDGVAMALRAVAEADAGVKGGGDDPEYALEKAVVTVARAARLRR